In Sphingomonas panacisoli, one genomic interval encodes:
- a CDS encoding acyl-CoA dehydrogenase family protein, which produces MIEVACIARHGMESPYFVDVLKRIVADQTLIASVTSEVGTSGDTRSSICAVQRDGDRFTLEKAATTVSYGQHADALLVTARRAPDAAASDQVLVYLEKGDYTLTPTSAWDTLGMRGTCSPGGQLTAQGPIERIVPGSFADSSAQTMVPYSHILWSALWWGIAADAVSRAAAFIRAAARRNPGVTPPAAGTLALATAELQAMHHHWLQSAAAFDAIADDRDALMAMGWALKMNNQKIQASEAAPRIVHQALQVIGVMGYKNDSPFSVGRHYRDSLSAALMISNERLAEKSASMLLVLKDA; this is translated from the coding sequence CGTTTTGAAGCGGATCGTCGCCGACCAGACGCTGATCGCGTCGGTCACGTCTGAAGTCGGCACGTCGGGCGACACGCGCTCCAGCATTTGCGCGGTGCAGCGCGACGGCGATCGTTTCACGCTGGAAAAGGCCGCGACGACCGTCTCCTACGGACAGCATGCCGACGCCTTGCTCGTCACGGCGCGGCGCGCGCCTGATGCGGCCGCGAGCGATCAAGTCCTCGTATACCTTGAGAAGGGCGACTACACACTCACCCCGACCTCGGCATGGGATACGCTGGGCATGCGGGGCACCTGCAGCCCGGGCGGCCAGTTGACCGCGCAAGGGCCGATCGAGCGCATCGTGCCCGGAAGCTTCGCCGATTCATCCGCGCAGACAATGGTGCCTTACTCGCACATCCTGTGGTCCGCTTTGTGGTGGGGGATCGCCGCCGACGCGGTCTCGCGCGCGGCTGCCTTCATTCGCGCCGCCGCGCGTCGCAATCCCGGCGTGACGCCGCCTGCCGCCGGCACCCTCGCGCTCGCGACCGCCGAGCTGCAGGCGATGCATCATCACTGGCTGCAGAGCGCGGCCGCGTTCGACGCGATCGCGGACGATCGGGACGCCCTGATGGCGATGGGCTGGGCGCTCAAGATGAACAATCAGAAGATCCAGGCGTCGGAGGCCGCCCCACGTATCGTGCACCAGGCGCTACAGGTGATCGGCGTGATGGGATACAAGAACGATTCCCCCTTCAGTGTCGGCCGCCATTATCGCGACAGCCTCTCCGCCGCGCTGATGATCTCCAACGAGCGTCTGGCCGAAAAAAGCGCATCCATGCTCCTCGTCCTGAAGGACGCCTGA
- a CDS encoding amino acid--[acyl-carrier-protein] ligase, whose protein sequence is MTDATGPTYDIDSFYQGLVEHGLIIPSEIQGGYGRGAVFEDILERFNDLVSRTAKDDGAEPMMFPPIVPRTLIEKVGYMDNFPHLCGSISSFFGGEKDARALSECVHAGERWEDRLDPTEAMLTPAACYPVYPTFAGTLPAGGRLATLTGWVYRHEPSPEPTRLQAFRMREFIRVGTVDQVVAWRNAWLERGLSLLKSLQLPVASDVANDPFFGRAGKMMAASQRDQRLKFEILCPVISADNPTAICSFNWHQDHFSATFDIKTSDGEVASTACLGFGLERVTLALIKTHGFDPATWPAEVRALLWP, encoded by the coding sequence ATGACCGACGCGACCGGACCGACCTACGACATCGACAGCTTCTATCAGGGGCTGGTCGAGCATGGCCTGATCATCCCGTCGGAAATACAGGGGGGCTACGGCCGGGGCGCGGTGTTCGAAGATATATTAGAGCGTTTCAACGATCTCGTTTCGCGCACCGCGAAGGACGACGGCGCCGAACCGATGATGTTTCCGCCGATCGTCCCGCGCACGCTGATCGAGAAGGTCGGCTATATGGACAACTTTCCGCATCTGTGCGGTTCGATCAGCAGTTTCTTCGGTGGCGAAAAGGATGCGCGCGCGCTCAGCGAGTGCGTTCATGCGGGCGAGCGCTGGGAGGACAGGCTCGACCCGACCGAGGCCATGCTGACCCCGGCGGCCTGCTACCCGGTATATCCGACATTTGCCGGTACGCTGCCTGCGGGCGGGCGCCTCGCGACGCTGACGGGCTGGGTCTATCGCCACGAGCCCTCGCCGGAGCCGACCCGGTTGCAGGCGTTCCGCATGCGCGAGTTCATCCGCGTGGGGACGGTCGATCAGGTCGTGGCATGGCGCAACGCCTGGCTCGAGCGCGGCCTGTCGCTGCTGAAGTCCCTCCAGCTACCGGTCGCGAGCGACGTCGCGAATGACCCCTTCTTCGGCCGCGCCGGCAAAATGATGGCCGCCAGTCAGCGGGACCAGCGGCTGAAGTTCGAAATCCTGTGCCCGGTGATTTCCGCGGATAACCCGACCGCGATCTGCTCGTTCAACTGGCACCAGGATCATTTCAGCGCCACCTTCGACATCAAGACGTCGGATGGCGAGGTGGCGAGCACCGCCTGCCTCGGCTTCGGTCTGGAACGCGTGACGCTCGCGCTGATCAAGACCCACGGCTTCGATCCGGCAACATGGCCGGCCGAGGTCCGCGCGCTGCTGTGGCCGTGA
- the cysD gene encoding sulfate adenylyltransferase subunit CysD, protein MAQTFDTAVHAPLTHLQRLEAESIQILREVVAEAERPVMLYSVGKDSAVMLHLAKKAFYPAPPPFPLLHVDTTWKFRAMYALRDKAARDAGMELLVHQNPEAAARGINPFDHGGLHTDMWKTEGLKQALDQYGFDAAFGGARRDEEKSRAKERVFSFRSASHRWDPKAQRPELWNLYNAKKAKGESIRVFPLSNWTELDIWQYIDLEGIEIVPLYFAAPRPTVERDGMLLMVDDERFQLAPGEVPVERSIRFRTLGCYPLTGAVESEAATLPAIIQEMLLTTTSERQGRAIDHDQAASMEKKKQEGYF, encoded by the coding sequence GTGGCTCAGACTTTCGATACGGCCGTCCACGCGCCGCTCACGCATCTGCAGCGGCTCGAGGCGGAGAGTATCCAGATCCTGCGCGAGGTCGTGGCCGAGGCGGAGCGTCCGGTGATGCTCTATTCGGTGGGCAAGGACAGCGCGGTGATGCTGCATCTGGCGAAGAAGGCGTTCTACCCGGCGCCCCCGCCCTTCCCGTTGCTCCACGTCGATACGACCTGGAAATTCCGCGCGATGTATGCGCTCCGCGACAAGGCGGCGCGCGATGCCGGGATGGAATTGCTCGTCCATCAGAACCCGGAAGCCGCCGCGCGCGGGATCAATCCGTTCGATCATGGCGGGCTGCATACCGACATGTGGAAGACCGAAGGTTTGAAGCAGGCGCTCGACCAATACGGGTTCGACGCGGCGTTTGGCGGGGCGCGGCGCGACGAGGAGAAGAGCCGCGCCAAGGAGCGCGTGTTCAGCTTCCGCTCGGCCAGCCATCGCTGGGACCCGAAGGCGCAACGGCCCGAACTGTGGAACCTCTACAACGCGAAGAAGGCCAAAGGCGAAAGCATCCGCGTCTTCCCGCTGTCGAATTGGACCGAGCTCGACATCTGGCAATATATCGATCTTGAAGGGATTGAGATCGTCCCGCTCTATTTCGCCGCGCCGCGCCCGACGGTCGAGCGCGACGGTATGTTGCTGATGGTCGACGACGAACGCTTCCAGCTCGCGCCCGGCGAGGTGCCGGTCGAACGATCGATCCGTTTCCGCACGCTCGGCTGCTACCCGCTGACCGGCGCGGTCGAGAGCGAGGCGGCGACGTTGCCCGCAATCATCCAGGAAATGCTGCTGACGACGACGAGCGAGCGTCAGGGTCGCGCGATCGATCACGACCAGGCGGCGTCGATGGAGAAGAAGAAGCAGGAGGGCTATTTTTGA
- a CDS encoding DUF4139 domain-containing protein → MRVGTILVLLMTPAAAAAQTAPQPSAQGDVSVTIYNNNQALVQDTRNLALIKGPNRIEFPDVANNIRPETVRLSLADSTIIEQNFDFDLLSPAALLQKAVGQTITIIRTNPATGVETRERAKVLANNGGVVLQIGTNIEVLRDDGLPVRVVYDSIPPNLRARPTLSVSVDSGAAGKRAGTLSYLTTGLGWNADYVALFDETKGVIDVQGWVTLRNTNNVAFDNAETVLVAGAPGEGRNGSAGLAPGSLAGTETSKRQRLGDFYLYPIDRRLTIAPNQQKQVSFLSVGNVPAKKIYRYRNDWLQESKDSISATSVLSFSSSKAGGLGDALPAGAVRVYIRDSKGQPQFIGENQIDHTPMGSMLDIPTGSAFDIKVKPELVKREPISGELWRRSIEYRVSFTSDKPGEVAVSKSVTYESRTFWRTSMKYTLTNARPNPVTVELIQGGLAQDWWWWGDWDVRVPNESIKGEQRSRDERVWKVDVPANGTVVVTADFDTRW, encoded by the coding sequence ATGCGCGTTGGTACGATCCTGGTGCTTTTGATGACGCCGGCGGCCGCCGCCGCCCAGACCGCGCCGCAGCCGTCGGCACAGGGCGACGTGTCTGTCACGATTTACAACAACAACCAGGCGCTGGTGCAGGACACGCGCAACCTGGCGCTGATCAAGGGACCGAACCGCATCGAGTTTCCCGACGTCGCCAACAACATCCGTCCGGAAACCGTCCGGCTGTCGCTCGCCGATTCGACGATCATCGAACAGAATTTCGACTTCGATCTGCTCAGTCCGGCGGCGCTGCTGCAGAAGGCGGTGGGCCAGACTATCACGATCATCCGCACCAACCCCGCGACCGGCGTGGAGACGCGCGAACGTGCCAAGGTGCTCGCCAACAATGGCGGCGTGGTGCTCCAGATCGGCACCAATATCGAAGTGTTGCGCGACGACGGCCTGCCGGTCCGCGTGGTGTACGATTCGATCCCGCCCAACCTGCGCGCGCGCCCTACCCTCTCGGTATCGGTCGATAGCGGCGCGGCCGGCAAGCGCGCGGGTACGCTCAGCTATCTGACCACCGGTCTCGGCTGGAATGCCGACTATGTCGCGCTGTTCGACGAGACGAAGGGCGTGATCGATGTCCAGGGTTGGGTGACGCTGCGCAACACGAACAACGTTGCCTTCGACAATGCCGAGACCGTCCTGGTGGCAGGTGCGCCCGGCGAAGGGCGCAACGGCAGCGCTGGGCTCGCGCCCGGCTCGCTCGCCGGCACCGAAACCTCCAAACGCCAGCGGCTCGGCGACTTCTACCTCTACCCGATCGATCGCCGGCTGACGATCGCCCCCAACCAGCAGAAGCAGGTCAGCTTCCTGTCGGTGGGTAATGTGCCGGCGAAGAAGATCTACCGGTACCGGAACGACTGGCTGCAGGAATCAAAAGATTCGATCAGCGCGACGTCGGTCCTGAGCTTTTCGAGCTCGAAGGCGGGCGGTCTCGGGGACGCGCTGCCGGCGGGCGCGGTTCGCGTCTATATCCGCGACTCCAAGGGCCAGCCGCAATTCATCGGCGAGAACCAGATCGACCATACACCGATGGGGTCGATGCTCGACATTCCAACCGGCAGCGCCTTCGACATCAAGGTCAAACCCGAGCTCGTGAAGCGCGAACCGATCAGCGGCGAGCTGTGGCGGCGTAGCATCGAGTATCGCGTCTCGTTCACCAGCGACAAGCCGGGGGAGGTCGCCGTCTCGAAATCGGTTACCTACGAAAGCCGGACGTTCTGGCGGACCAGCATGAAGTACACGCTGACGAACGCGCGTCCCAACCCGGTGACCGTCGAGCTGATCCAGGGCGGGCTCGCACAGGATTGGTGGTGGTGGGGCGATTGGGACGTCCGCGTGCCGAACGAAAGCATCAAGGGCGAACAACGCTCGCGCGACGAACGCGTTTGGAAAGTGGACGTGCCGGCGAACGGCACCGTCGTTGTGACCGCCGACTTCGACACGCGCTGGTAA
- a CDS encoding DUF4139 domain-containing protein: protein MRKLVVWFLATLFAAAPPAAAQTIVTSAGPDHVSVTLYRAPNRGPEDAVDRDDPEGYALVTETRAVTIPAGDAVIRFEGVAGNILPESALIAGLPNGVEEKNLDANLLSPRSLFDRALGRRVMVRRTDPGTGKVQYLQATLRSSSEGAAVLQFSGDYGDLRCSGMPETLIYAGIPPGLSARPTLSVRTHSASEQKLTLTLSYLAGGFDWQADYVVTMRPDGRSADLFAWITLASSDVTNFPDADLQVVAGKPNRNEDQPSFGPDAGDLSLKCWPMPDYDYRSPEPPPPPALPSAMIESESMDIVITGSLIQRRGAMSSPIAITASAEQLGDLKLYRFPRRVTVASNGQKQVGMLNKPKIKLLPIYRSTIRGDGDYAQTEFLLRSKNVTANGLGVPLPAGKAAIFANAQGRTLMVGEASIDDKTIGEDIEFSMGEPGAVDADIDTVREKDKTIRYDLTVTNANAWPIDYEASFDISADYKLRSPSAKLGRKDSRPLWTTRIPANGKVKLSYTIVEQDEEDN from the coding sequence GTGCGCAAGCTCGTCGTCTGGTTCCTCGCGACGCTATTCGCGGCTGCGCCCCCGGCGGCGGCGCAGACGATCGTCACGTCGGCCGGGCCCGACCACGTCTCGGTGACGCTCTATCGCGCACCGAACCGCGGACCCGAGGACGCGGTCGATCGCGACGATCCTGAAGGTTATGCTTTGGTCACGGAAACGCGCGCCGTCACCATCCCTGCCGGCGACGCGGTCATCCGGTTCGAGGGCGTCGCGGGCAACATCCTGCCGGAGAGCGCGCTGATCGCCGGCCTGCCCAACGGGGTCGAGGAGAAGAACCTTGATGCCAACCTGCTCAGTCCGCGCTCGCTGTTCGACCGCGCGCTGGGCCGGCGCGTCATGGTGCGGCGGACCGATCCGGGCACCGGCAAGGTCCAGTATCTGCAGGCGACGTTACGATCGTCGTCCGAAGGCGCCGCCGTGCTGCAGTTTTCGGGCGATTATGGCGACCTCAGATGCTCTGGCATGCCCGAAACGCTGATCTATGCCGGCATCCCGCCGGGACTGTCGGCACGGCCTACCCTATCGGTCCGCACGCATAGCGCGAGCGAGCAAAAGCTGACGCTCACCTTGTCCTATCTCGCCGGCGGCTTCGACTGGCAGGCGGACTATGTCGTGACCATGCGCCCTGATGGCCGGAGCGCCGACCTTTTCGCCTGGATCACGTTGGCGTCCAGCGACGTCACGAACTTTCCCGACGCCGATCTGCAGGTCGTCGCCGGCAAACCCAACCGCAACGAAGATCAGCCGAGCTTCGGGCCCGACGCAGGGGACCTCAGCCTCAAATGCTGGCCGATGCCGGACTATGACTATCGCTCGCCCGAACCGCCGCCACCGCCGGCGCTGCCATCCGCGATGATCGAGTCGGAAAGCATGGACATCGTCATAACCGGCAGCCTGATCCAGCGCCGCGGCGCAATGTCGTCGCCCATCGCGATAACAGCGAGCGCCGAGCAACTCGGCGACCTCAAGCTCTACCGCTTCCCGCGACGCGTCACGGTCGCATCGAACGGACAGAAGCAGGTGGGCATGCTGAACAAGCCCAAGATTAAACTGCTTCCGATCTATCGCAGCACCATCCGCGGCGACGGTGATTATGCACAAACCGAATTCCTGCTCCGGAGTAAAAACGTCACCGCGAATGGGTTGGGCGTGCCGCTGCCCGCGGGCAAGGCCGCGATCTTCGCCAACGCCCAGGGACGTACCTTGATGGTCGGCGAAGCATCGATCGACGACAAGACGATCGGGGAGGATATCGAATTCTCGATGGGCGAGCCCGGCGCGGTCGATGCAGACATCGATACCGTTCGTGAAAAGGACAAAACGATCCGCTACGACCTGACCGTCACCAACGCCAATGCGTGGCCGATCGATTACGAAGCGAGCTTCGACATTTCCGCCGATTACAAGTTGCGCTCACCCAGCGCTAAGCTTGGTCGCAAGGATAGCCGCCCATTATGGACCACCCGCATTCCCGCGAACGGCAAGGTGAAGCTGAGCTATACGATCGTCGAACAAGACGAGGAAGATAACTGA
- a CDS encoding acyltransferase family protein, which translates to MPVLSASVASDGAASAPPILAADSDDRGTLLSVQILRFLAAFGVAVYHAHLHLAAVQPGYRSGIEDRIFQVGASGVHVFFVISGFVMVFTSFRGGRSLSPRQFLERRFFRIYPIYWLFAAVYVVTHWALGSPYALSSSDYVGAILLLPTFAAMIIGSGWTLTYEVYFYLAFGVALALGRRTGLALLTAFFASSAVAGAVFHLQGPVLSILTNALLLEFLAGCALGLIYRRVAVPILLGYIMLIVGGGGLVASEMFAPEWFPLTLALAPFSALLVAGALTLERQISAPVTHLLARLGDSSYTLYLLHILVIDLLLEISPVAAFGRHSNASALLAVPFAVAATALAVVGHRVVELPLLRWFRRAVLKTAPITTLN; encoded by the coding sequence ATGCCGGTACTATCGGCGTCGGTGGCGAGCGATGGAGCGGCCTCGGCACCGCCGATATTGGCTGCCGATTCCGATGACCGCGGGACCCTCCTGTCTGTTCAGATATTACGGTTCCTCGCGGCGTTCGGCGTGGCGGTCTATCACGCGCATCTGCATCTAGCCGCCGTGCAGCCGGGCTATCGATCGGGCATTGAGGATCGCATCTTCCAGGTGGGCGCCAGCGGCGTCCATGTCTTCTTCGTCATCAGCGGCTTCGTCATGGTCTTCACGTCGTTCAGAGGCGGCCGGTCGCTGAGCCCGCGACAGTTCCTGGAACGACGCTTTTTTCGCATCTATCCGATATATTGGCTGTTCGCGGCGGTGTATGTCGTGACGCACTGGGCCCTCGGCTCCCCCTATGCACTGTCGTCGTCAGACTATGTCGGTGCGATCCTGCTCCTGCCGACATTCGCCGCCATGATCATCGGCTCCGGCTGGACGCTCACGTACGAAGTCTATTTCTATCTGGCCTTCGGCGTTGCTTTAGCGCTCGGGCGCCGGACCGGGCTCGCACTCCTTACCGCATTCTTCGCGAGTAGCGCGGTGGCGGGTGCCGTGTTCCATCTCCAGGGTCCGGTCCTATCCATCTTGACCAATGCGCTACTGCTCGAATTCCTGGCCGGATGCGCACTTGGCCTGATCTACCGACGCGTCGCGGTACCCATACTCTTGGGGTATATCATGCTGATCGTCGGCGGAGGTGGGCTCGTGGCGAGCGAAATGTTCGCTCCAGAGTGGTTCCCTCTGACGCTAGCCCTCGCCCCGTTTTCAGCACTTCTCGTCGCGGGCGCGCTTACCCTTGAACGACAGATCAGCGCACCCGTGACGCACCTGCTCGCACGGCTCGGCGACAGTTCTTATACTTTGTATTTGCTGCATATTCTGGTGATCGACCTGCTACTCGAGATCTCGCCGGTTGCAGCGTTCGGCCGGCATTCGAACGCCTCAGCCTTGTTGGCGGTTCCCTTCGCGGTTGCAGCAACGGCCCTAGCGGTGGTCGGGCATCGCGTAGTAGAGCTGCCCCTGCTCCGATGGTTTCGACGGGCCGTACTGAAGACAGCGCCGATCACCACACTTAACTAA
- a CDS encoding DUF1996 domain-containing protein: protein MLGRAIRSGRHACLLVAFALSACGGFGASTDVTAAAIDPAPSPTSDPGTAPTPAPTTAGIASPSLQGLAKVSSGLSLQDYLQPSWGTGDVPGSMAPDDVGAFRFLCAPSHNAYDDPIVYPGQPGKSHLHTFFGNTKTDAGSTYESLRTTGDSSCNDMLNRSAYWVPAMMNGAGKVVMPDGLAVYYKRYPVTDARCTTFATACLPLPRGLRYVFGYNMLDPSSTPTDTTKRWWNCDGPGATTGHFATIAEALRGCPTGDRIGAVLVAPDCWNGTQLDSPDHRSHMAYRVQDGQGHAVCPKTHPYIIPEFQLGVWYSTDATTKNWYLASDRMAGMADMEPGSTIHADWFGAWDDSVIDLWTANCINKMLSCSGGDLGNGQQLKLLTGYSPTTTTTLADIPARP from the coding sequence ATGCTGGGACGCGCTATTCGATCAGGCCGCCATGCCTGCCTCCTCGTCGCCTTCGCCTTGTCGGCATGTGGCGGCTTTGGCGCATCGACCGACGTAACCGCGGCGGCGATCGATCCGGCTCCCAGTCCGACGTCCGATCCGGGAACGGCTCCAACCCCGGCGCCGACGACCGCGGGTATCGCGTCGCCGTCGTTGCAAGGACTGGCAAAGGTATCGTCCGGCCTAAGCCTTCAGGATTACCTGCAGCCGTCATGGGGCACCGGCGACGTGCCGGGATCGATGGCACCCGACGATGTGGGAGCATTCCGCTTTTTGTGCGCGCCGTCGCACAACGCCTATGACGATCCGATCGTGTATCCGGGGCAACCGGGCAAATCGCACCTCCATACGTTCTTCGGCAACACCAAGACCGATGCCGGTTCTACCTATGAATCGCTGCGGACGACCGGCGACAGCAGTTGCAACGACATGCTCAACCGTTCGGCCTATTGGGTCCCGGCGATGATGAACGGCGCGGGCAAGGTCGTGATGCCCGATGGCCTGGCGGTCTATTACAAGCGCTATCCGGTGACCGACGCGCGCTGCACGACGTTCGCGACGGCTTGCCTGCCGCTGCCACGTGGCCTGCGCTATGTCTTCGGGTACAACATGCTCGACCCGTCGAGCACGCCGACCGACACTACCAAGCGTTGGTGGAATTGCGACGGGCCCGGCGCCACGACCGGTCACTTCGCGACGATCGCGGAGGCGTTGCGCGGCTGCCCGACCGGCGATCGCATCGGTGCCGTTCTGGTGGCGCCCGATTGCTGGAACGGTACGCAACTCGACAGCCCGGACCATCGCAGCCACATGGCGTACCGCGTACAGGACGGCCAGGGACACGCCGTCTGCCCGAAAACGCACCCCTATATCATTCCCGAATTCCAGCTCGGCGTTTGGTATTCTACCGACGCGACCACGAAGAACTGGTACCTCGCCTCGGATCGCATGGCCGGCATGGCCGATATGGAACCGGGTTCGACCATCCATGCCGATTGGTTCGGCGCGTGGGACGACAGTGTGATCGATCTCTGGACCGCGAATTGCATCAACAAGATGCTGAGCTGTTCGGGCGGTGACCTCGGCAACGGTCAGCAGCTGAAATTATTGACGGGCTATAGCCCGACGACGACGACAACGCTCGCCGACATCCCGGCAAGACCATAG
- a CDS encoding DUF1839 family protein, giving the protein MAVTRVVALHGLDAGAHDAHRLHAPDRIWPETNCYADLWIELLHAQGMDPHAMLPCVFGLDFEGDQWTFFKPSLADLRTLYGIDVQELTLWRPLLDHALEHVGAGKLVSVEVDSWWLPDTAGTDYREEHGKTTIVINDVDIAARRLRYFHNAGYFTLDGEDFARTFWLDGEAPILPTYAELIRIDRAVVRDTATLRALSRGLLGEQLNWRPADNPVERFRSRFDADLPALQEAGLAQYHKWAFAGLRQLGAASALAAEFLRWQWADEAPENAIQAFERIATLAKTLTLKSARAVNSGRPLDATESFDEMAEAWQIAMDGTIAALARSGADEA; this is encoded by the coding sequence GTGGCCGTGACACGCGTCGTCGCGCTGCACGGCCTCGACGCCGGCGCGCACGACGCGCATCGACTGCACGCGCCCGACCGCATCTGGCCCGAGACGAATTGCTACGCCGATCTGTGGATCGAGCTGTTGCACGCGCAAGGCATGGATCCGCACGCGATGCTGCCATGCGTCTTCGGGCTCGATTTCGAAGGCGATCAATGGACATTCTTCAAGCCGTCGCTGGCCGATCTGCGAACGCTTTACGGCATCGACGTTCAGGAACTGACGCTCTGGCGCCCGTTGTTGGACCATGCGCTCGAACATGTCGGCGCGGGCAAGCTGGTTAGCGTGGAGGTCGATTCGTGGTGGCTGCCGGACACGGCCGGCACCGACTATCGCGAGGAGCATGGCAAGACGACGATCGTGATCAACGACGTCGATATCGCGGCGCGGCGCCTTCGCTATTTCCACAACGCCGGCTATTTCACGTTGGACGGCGAGGACTTTGCCAGGACGTTCTGGTTGGACGGTGAAGCGCCGATATTGCCGACATACGCCGAACTGATCCGCATCGATCGCGCGGTCGTTCGCGACACCGCCACACTTCGCGCGCTGTCGCGTGGGCTCCTCGGCGAGCAACTGAATTGGCGCCCGGCGGACAACCCGGTCGAACGCTTCCGATCGCGATTCGACGCCGACCTGCCCGCGTTGCAGGAGGCAGGATTGGCCCAGTATCACAAATGGGCTTTCGCCGGACTGCGCCAGCTCGGCGCCGCGTCAGCGCTCGCGGCGGAATTCCTGCGCTGGCAATGGGCAGACGAAGCTCCGGAGAACGCCATACAGGCTTTCGAACGTATCGCGACCCTGGCGAAGACGCTGACGCTGAAATCCGCCCGCGCCGTCAATTCCGGCCGGCCGCTCGACGCGACGGAGAGCTTCGACGAAATGGCCGAGGCGTGGCAGATCGCAATGGACGGGACCATCGCGGCACTTGCCAGGTCCGGCGCCGACGAAGCGTGA